The genomic region TATCTCATTAATAACAACCCCTGGCTCACTTTGATCGACTTGAATAACCTGTTTGTCATGTCCTTTATAAACATATTTGAAAAGATATTTCACAGATTTTATACTTGAGCAAACTTCAACATTCATGTGGCAGTTAAACATCATCAAAAGCCTTGGGTTATATGGGACCACCCATCTATTATCAAGTGTTTGTCCTCGTAGGTCCACTTCTATCCCGGTGTCTCTCCTTCGATACAACGGATACGAATCTTCTCCTTGTGTCGTCTGTTCATTAAATTGTCTAGGATAGTGAAAACGACAAATTTTAGGATCACCCTGCATACAAGGACTGCTTGATCGTAAATTGCCGCAAGGACCGTGAATCATGTGCTTGACAACCATCTCATGCAATCTGGGATGTGTTAGTTTGTTAGGAATTTCAGCACACACAACCTTATCATAATGGTCCGCGTTATTGATCTTGTGTTGCGGGTACATGATTAGGAGAAAATGTGCGTGCGGCAAACCCCGCTTTTGAAATTCAATGACATAGACGTATGACTTAACTTCCCCGAGGACATGTTTCTTGAAGAGTTGATCCTTAAGATCTTCTAATTTAGCCCGGAACACTCTTGAAACAAGGTCTGGACGATCTGTAGCAGTTTGACCAACATGTAAGTTATCACATATCTCAGGCCACTTAGGATTACATGTCATTGTAAGGAATACATCAGGCTTGCCGTCGTCTTGAACTAACGTCATCGCATCTAGAAACCGACGTCGCATGTCGCGAGGCCCCCCGATGAAAGATGCAGGCAACACAATTCTTTTCCCGACTCTGTTTGCATGAACCTCGCCAGTATTGACGCAATCCACAATACCTTGGTACAATTCGGCTCGAATTTTTTCCTGGTTTCTCTCACAAAATTCTAAGCGTGACGTCTCAATTTTGATGTAAACATCAACCACAAACTGCTGTAGCAGCCTACCACCGAACAAAAGCACATTATCGGTAGATCGAATCTGGAACTTGTAACAGTAGTACTCTCGCATAGCCACGGTTGTTCTACCACTTCGTGTGTTAGCCTCTGAACGATGAAGATGTATTAAAaacaaacagttaataaaaataaaacgcATTACGCTATTTTTATGATCTTCACTTAAAAAGGATAACAAATTGTTGGTACCTTCCATTTCTCCTTCGATGTTGTCATTGTTGCGAACCTCATTGATTGATACTCCTTGACGTGGTATGTTAGCATGCCAACCCGACTCACCATTAGGAAAAAATAAAGGATACGACAATGGATCGTAACAACTGAAGTACGGCTGAATAGTTTGTCTATATTCAGACCTACCGTACACTACAATACTTCGTTTATACGAAGTGATATTGTCATTACCTTCAACCCAAATACCAGCAACCTATATAATTGTGAACTATAAGTAAGTAAAATAAGCAATTATATTAAATAATTGcaattaatataatatattatatatacctCCGATGTCGTTGGTCGGTTGTACACCCTTTGGTCAAGTTCAACCGAAGTATTCAAAGTGACTCTATAGTTGTCCAGAGGTCCTAGTTCCGCAAGTCTTCTAAATGTATCGACATATGGGTTTGTAGAAAGAACGCGTGTTAAAATCTGAGTAATACGCCGATCAAGATTTGGCCATCGGAGTCTGTGATCTAACTCAGTATCAGGATCGTAAAAATACAACTGCAAGTACCTAGGAGTCCCATCCCAAGGAACTAATTGGTCGATTCTGTGATATATTCCTTTATGTGCACGAAAAGTATATACGCCGTCTCTCATATTGTTCAATGTATCATCCAATGTCACACCCATTGAGGCAAAAGAAAAATTGGTGTTATAAGCACGGATGTTTTGCCTAAACAAATCTCCAATTTCATCTTGAGACGTGAAAAGTCGGTACAATTCCTCTGGAATTTCTAAGTTTGCTAACACGGTTTTCCCACTCATACAACAAAAGGTATCAAATTCAAATTGAAATCGTTTGGCTCCACAATTAGGACATGCGCCTCGTTCCTTTAAAACACGATGCTCTCCAGGTACACCATTGTAAACAAAATTATAAGGATCATCTTCTACGCTCCCATGTTGGGGGGAAGGTTGATCAACTACTTCAGCAAATTGGGGTAATAAAGTACGCGGATGAATTTgaatacctaaaaaaattggtGTATTAagtaatgaaggttgtaaaagaTGTCAAGTTCGAAAAAGAAATCTTTGTTAAATAAATAGAAACCTCGTGATGTTCTATGCCTGACTACGTCAATTACATCATCTATCGGGGTTTGGTTGACTTGACTGCCATTTGAAATACGCATTCCATTATCGTTTGGTGTATTAGAACATCCTTCATTGTACTCCTTGCATTTTGTAGTAGAAACACTTGAGGCGTTCTCATTTGTTGTTTGTAGAAATTGAGTAATATTAGTTTGTAAACTTCTTAACGGTGTCCTTTCTGTTGACCTATTATTCATTAAAGATATTGATGAAGGACTTTGGGGGGCATCACCACTCCCAAATTTAGATACTTTGTTATTTTCTTTGCGTGCAGCATAGTATCTTTTTTGATACTCTTTTCGTTTTTCAGCTTTAGTAGATGCAGTCGAGCTAGAAGCATGATTTCGAGGGTTTGAGAGTCCATTAGTCATTGTAAATTGAAAAAATGACAAATACCTTGCAAATTAAATAAAAGAGAGTTATCATAGATGATGAAATTCTCAAATCATAACAACATTCCAACACATAACTTAGAGAAAAACAAACCGAAGGATAACATTGAAATACATAATGATAACATTAAAATACATGACTTAAACGGAATATCATGACTTACAGAAAAAAAACACAAATCCTTAAAACATTGACATACATAATGATAACATTAAGTGAAAGCCAATCTAAATACTTGGTGAAACAATGGTCTGCACAAACACCGCACCCTTAAAACCTCGAAACCAAGAAACGGGATAAAAACATTCGAAGGGCTTCATATCCATTTCAATTGTAAACAACTTCCCTAATTTAGTCATCACAAACCAATTACCATTTGTCACATAATGTGTTATATCGCACCACAATGACAATGATATCGGGGGGATCGGAGGACATGATAAGACCTTAATCCAGTAATCCCCTTGTAGTGTC from Helianthus annuus cultivar XRQ/B chromosome 10, HanXRQr2.0-SUNRISE, whole genome shotgun sequence harbors:
- the LOC110880852 gene encoding uncharacterized protein LOC110880852: MTNGLSNPRNHASSSTASTKAEKRKEYQKRYYAARKENNKVSKFGSGDAPQSPSSISLMNNRSTERTPLRSLQTNITQFLQTTNENASSVSTTKCKEYNEGCSNTPNDNGMRISNGSQVNQTPIDDVIDVVRHRTSRGIQIHPRTLLPQFAEVVDQPSPQHGSVEDDPYNFVYNGVPGEHRVLKERGACPNCGAKRFQFEFDTFCCMSGKTVLANLEIPEELYRLFTSQDEIGDLFRQNIRAYNTNFSFASMGVTLDDTLNNMRDGVYTFRAHKGIYHRIDQLVPWDGTPRYLQLYFYDPDTELDHRLRWPNLDRRITQILTRVLSTNPYVDTFRRLAELGPLDNYRVTLNTSVELDQRVYNRPTTSEVAGIWVEGNDNITSYKRSIVVYGRSEYRQTIQPYFSCYDPLSYPLFFPNGESGWHANIPRQGVSINEVRNNDNIEGEMEEANTRSGRTTVAMREYYCYKFQIRSTDNVLLFGGRLLQQFVVDVYIKIETSRLEFCERNQEKIRAELYQGIVDCVNTGEVHANRVGKRIVLPASFIGGPRDMRRRFLDAMTLVQDDGKPDVFLTMTCNPKWPEICDNLHVGQTATDRPDLVSRVFRAKLEDLKDQLFKKHVLGEVKSYVYVIEFQKRGLPHAHFLLIMYPQHKINNADHYDKVVCAEIPNKLTHPRLHEMVVKHMIHGPCGNLRSSSPCMQGDPKICRFHYPRQFNEQTTQGEDSYPLYRRRDTGIEVDLRGQTLDNRWVVPYNPRLLMMFNCHMNVEVCSSIKSVKYLFKYVYKGHDKQVIQVDQSEPGVVINEIKRFQDARYISPPEAMWRIFSFSLSQIFPVVLALQLHLPNNQMVRFRDDDLMPNIVDRERDKRTMLTAFFDQNRNDETARVHLYKDFPKHYTWNGSTRRWSRRFGKKQRGRIVSANPAEGERYYLRLLLSNVKGPTSFEHLCTVNGQRCATFRKAALELGLIEDDEYLSQCLEEASTFQFPNALRRLFATIMIFCQPGDIRKLWNDHFDSLSEDHRLHCQSIERVQNMVLTEISVLVQSMGKNFNEFDLPKITDDVNLQDAGYRELQEEYGIVLEPEHLSAKHSLNPDQKNVFDEIMMHVDNDLPGVFFIDGPGGTGKTFLYIALLAEIRSRGLIALATASSGAAANNMPGGRTAHSRFKIPLNLENNSMCNIKKQSGAAKLIRSAKIIIWDEASMAKRQAIEAVDRTFQDIIGVSLPFGGKIMVMGGDFRQVLPVIKRGTRAQIVDSSVRMSPLWSLTKKMRLTINMRALKDPWFSKFLLRVGDGTEEPIEGNYIRIPDDMTIQCNNRENAIKELIHAIFPSIEDNVYSSDYIISRAILSTKNDSVDEINNQMIEIFQGEEKVYYSFDEAEDDQRNFYPVEFLNSLNSVNMPEKEFFCQESL